AGGTCTAAAAATAATTGACATAACACGTTAGCAGTCCAATCATATTGCTATAGCCCATTGTCCTCTGAATGTGGTAATGGCTATAAACATCAAATTATGAGTTCTCCAAGCACATTTACATGTAAGTATGTATAAATATGTAATACGCATTATGATAACTAGTAGAAAACCATCAACCAATTTTTTGGTGGAAAAGGAGACAAATCGACGAGGCGACTTGGAAGTCTTGGTGGAAAGCTGCCACAGTAGGACAGAATTGTTAATTGTGGTTCTAAATGTTTGCCCAAAAGGGTGGCAAATTGATGAGACGACTTGGAAGTCTTCGTGGAAACTTGTAACATTAGGACAGAATTGTTAAGCATGGTTCTAAATGTTTGTCCAAAAAGGTCGCAAATTGATGAGTCTTCGTCGACGCCAGTAACATTACGATAGAATTGTTAAGAACAGATCCCTGGAGTCAACAGATTCCTGGAGTCAATAGgagaaagttcatgagaaataaggttatttgacttaaataaaaagataatacCTTGGCCGAGGAGGAGAAGATGATAAAATTGCTTTTCTGATTATTTTAGAAAGTGACAATATTATCTCAAATGGTACTTTGACCAGAGACAAAATCTTTGGGAtatgctaaggaaaacaatacaATTAGTCAGTTTTTTGAATTAGAAGTATCAAAAAGCAAGCTATATGGAGTTCTTGAATAAACCaatcatcagaaaaaaaaaaaaaaactacattcGAAGAAGACAAACCCAAAGAACTCACctcaatttaaaggaaaagcTACGCCTTCCACCAAATATTTAATAGCCATAATAAAACCAAAGGGGTGAAACGGAGAAAGTAGAAAGGGTATCGGCTAAACATGGGGGCATAAATATGATAATGATTGTTCAGATAATAATTAGGTTAtttaattgtaattaaaatcCAATTATGTACACATCCAATTAATTCCTTAACGGATGAGAATGGTTTCAATAAATTGGAAGGCTTGGTTGTtagtataataaatgattaaaagggCTTTTATGTAATTCTATCAAAACACAAGCTTAATTCAGTTGTACTTGATACTCAATTTGGCATCAAACATTGCAGCCTACCAAACCTGCCCCTAACCTTAAATGTCTGAAAGGTTATATAAGTAATTATAGCAAAATTAAAGCTGTAATGACTTGTACTCAATACTTCAATTGTACTGCAAACACTCTCACATTTCCAAAATAGCCCCATCCCTGCGGTTGAAATATAAAAACCGTCTTTGTCCTAAACtcgttcttatatagtataaaatGATAAGGATATCTAAGTTTCCCATGTTTAGTCATTGAACATGGATGTATTGAAGATTTAACAGCATTTTTAATGCCAATAAGCCAATAACTaaggccaccttagagcttctgATTTCGAAATGCCTGACTCTATTCACACGTAAATTAGGAGATTATTCATAGAAAACTCTCTTGAACCTTTTTTTtcgatattaaaaaaaattaattaaataccAAGAGTTTTCACCGTAATTTGATCCCATGCTAATTGCATTGATTATCGACCCCAAATTACCTGGAAATGTGTTGCGGCTTTGTCATTGTTCCAATATCTTCCCTGTTCGTTGTCACTATCCCAGCAAAAATACCTGCCGCATTTAGCACTAATCAAGTGAAAAAAAGTATGCATTTGAGCCTTAAATCTCAAAATTGGTGGGATCGATTATCATTCTTCTGCCCCAACAAGATTAGTGGACTATggcctagaaaaattatttgccTAAAACAAGATTAGTGGACTTTGATTATGATATGGTCTTTtatcaaaattgattttattccGCTTGTCCGCCACGGTCCAATCTATTATTTCGTGTTAcccttttttctaaaaaaaaattaacaaggaaaatgtgaaatttaagAAATGGACTGGGGGGAAGAGGGGATTCCAATGGTAGTAGATCTTCTGTTCCCCTCTCTGTGCcattctctgtcccactttttattgaattgctatttcaccttcataaacatcatgttttagttcttttttgttttcttaagatctaataactattaattgagtaaaaaataaatacaacagattcaaaaaagcaatatataatagattattaaaaaatatagcagagaattcattaaaaaaaatctcatttttatgcattttggtttgttgaattttgtgtattactcagttaatagttattggattttaagaaaacaaaaaagaactaaaacatgatatttatgaagaagaaatagcaatacaataaaaaatgagacagagagtggcacagggaGTGGGATAAAAAATCTATAACTGATTTGAATCGAGGAAGTCGGGAGCCCTTTTTTTTGTGTTACACTTTCAACAGCTTATGTTGCCTAATAGCATAATCATTCCAGCCAAAAATGAGAAAtattcaagtttttttttttttcgggtacACAGAATTATCCTGGTTATCCAATGAACCTAACCTCCGTTAAGACAGATTAGTGTTGATTTTGATTGCTGCCTAATAACGTTTTAGACTTGTAGCTTAGCAGTTAAGTTAAGCTTAGGCTGATGCTGAAGTCaactattaaaattttcaaactttgaaGTCTATCAAGCGTTAACTCCCTAGAACCGACCAACATTAATTTAAACAAATTCAGAGAAATGTTCTTTGTATGGCCGTAATTTGCACAGTGATTTAGGATGAGTACGTCTTACAATATTCTCTGTTCCCACAGGAAAAAGAGTCAACTTATATCGTTTTCTTAAGGAAGAAAAATGCCCAAAGAGAAGACTTGCATTTACGTGGTCTCTGGGCCAAAGAATAGAAAACAAGTGTTTAACACAATTGATAAGCACTTGTTCTTATTTTGGTCCATCTTACTTGAAGAGTTAGGAGGTATTCAGGAGTGGTTAGATAGATACTAAAAATTTTCACATGGGCTTGAATTAAAAGCTGTTtaacttttttttcccctaaaaAAAGTTGTTCAACTTTAATATTGATTAATGTGAAGCGTGGCAAAAGAAGGGTTGGTGCAACCTAAAACTTTCTCAAAAACTCTAattatgattaaaaaaaaaaattcgggagATCGAGGCACAAGTGTTTCCATTGAAATCTTTGCCCTTTCAAGTAAGCTTGGAGTTGGGATGAAGGAGTAGATAGAATTGAGATTCTTTTGTTCTAGCCGACAAGGTCGCTTGTATTATCAGCAACATCATAGTTTACTGGTAATAGTATGACCAATCTTCCTTTTTCATCCAGAAACAAGGAAGACAAAGGGATTTTGGATATCACATTGTAGTGACAATAAGAGATAGTCAATAAATATTGTAGATCAAGCCTTTGTCcaccatgatttttttttttttttgcacttgttattttgttaaataTTGCATAGTAGATACTCAGTAGGTAGACCTTTTTCTGCCTGAtttattcaccacaaatttttcCCCTATCCTCTTCCTTGTATAAtctccaaatggtttattgggGTTTTCGTTATATTTAACCGGCACTTTTTAGTGTACTTCATTTACGCCAAACTTATCATATGCAAGCACGAACTCACATTTATTATTTCCTAATGGATCTAAACGCTTTTCctattttatttcaatttttcaaaGACCTATTATTTGATATACACCTCTCCTAAAAAGTGCTTACTGAGCAGATATCCCTTAGATTAATCAACCttgttttatattttaaaacgtCAGAAAAATTtgtttagaaaaaagaaaaattataaaagcAAGAGTAAAGCATAGTGACGATAAGATAACACCAGGATTATAATTGAGTAAAGTCTACAACCATTCATATGTTTGCCTGGTCCTTGTACAAACACAGGGTTTGGGACCACGATCAATCCACTAGTAAGATCAACAGAACATGTATTCCTTtctttataaaattaaaaaaaaacttgttttttaTGTGCATAAAAAAGTGTAATTGGTTCGCTTTGAATTGTTTCTACCTGCAAATAGTGCATCTccactataattttttttttctcgatcAAATTATAACATCTATGCAAACAGCTTGTGTTTAGAAAAGCATTTGGAAGTGGCAGCGGCATAGATCTTCATGCATGCTTATAACGAAATGCTAATATAATGATGTCCCGTAAGAAAGTGTTGATCGATGTCTTAAAAAGCAGTCGATCCATTTCTAATGCACTAAGAAACTAAGCATATTTAGTTGATTAACACTTTCTTAATCCCAACTAACTGGTTCGGTTAGCTTAGCCATGATCCACCTCCACTATGCTGCTGCTAGGCATGAAACATAAGTGCGATGGATATCTGAATATGGAATTATAGTGCATCTGTACATGCATTCTTTCTTGGCGCCTCTGGAACAAACACAGATTTGAAGCGTAGAAGAGGCAGAAAAATTGAAGTAGGTTTGGGGGAACAAGGACAACCATTGACTCTTGACTACTAATGGATCTTGATTCATTGAATTTAAAGGTATCTACATCTTAAAAGTTGTTAGCAAATTTGATATCTTCTAAATAATATTGACCAAGAATTAGAGTATGCGTACTAAGTACCTAGAATCATCGTCTTccctcttaaaaaaaaaaaaaaaaaaaaaaaaaaagagagagtagATTCTATTTCTTCAATGCTAAAAACTGTCCTAATCGAGTCGATTTCTTTTGATTTCACTGAAGCTTATCTTGAATTGGCAACCCCaagacttgaaaaaaaaaaaaaaaaagaggcttgATTTCACACTATAGTGTAGCCACGATTTGGCAATAGGGTGGgcaaataatatattttttaaaaatttaaaaaaaaaaaaagaaagaaggaagttTGGAGTCTTGCATTATTGGTCATAGTATCAACATGATACGAACACGAAAATGTACCTATGAAAATACCCTTTAAGTTGTGGAATAGCCATTATAAGATTCTAGCTTCTTCAATGCTAAAAACTCTCCTCATCGATTCGCTTTCTTTTGATTTAACTAATGGTTTTAGTTTATCTTGACTTGGTCAAATTATTTATCACAATTCCaagacataaaaaaaaaaaaaaaaaaaaagagaggaagcgagagagagagagaaaaaagatgATTTCACAATGTGGCGGAATCGACATTTGGCAATAGGATGGCAAATAATATTTACcccagagaaaaaaaagaaagaaaaaagtttgGAGTTGTACAAAATCGTGAAATTCAATGAACAGATTTGTTCCTCTGAATGAGCTAGAATAAATGAGATTTATAACTAGATGCTGATTTTATTTATTGCAATCCATAGCTTTCTATCATCTTCCATTTACGAATTGTTAGGTCGGTGATTAGTCGCGCATGTTTATTCTTCTTTCGTAGAATTTTTTATTCCAAGCTGATGATGCTTCAATCTGGGTTCCGTCTTTTTAACAGTTGATTATGGTTACTTGTAACGGTAAAAACTAATTCTTTTCTTATTGGAATTGATAAGTCATATTTATTTAGTATTCAAATGCTTTTCCACCTTTTAGACCACAATCAAAATTCCAATCagatgaaaggaaaaatagtttCGTTAACTCCTgctgagaaaaaagaaaaactattcACTAAAACACCTTCTTGTTAGTGTAAAAGAACTAGTGGTATAGAACTATGATAATGACAGTGCCAAGAGATATATTCGAGCATTCTTAAATCTCACCTTGCCACTTTATTTTCTTCACTTAAacatttaaatattaaaaatcgAACTCATGCCTAGAATTTAATATGGGTATTTTGATTTAAGTTATTTGATGATTAAATCAAATGGCTTGAAAACCTTGATTTGCTGttctattatatatataatccaGGGAATTGATTTTAACCAAATGTAATAATGTAATTTACTTTATTTCCTTAACTGTGGGAGAAATGGATTGGATGGTCCAAAAGAAAGGGAACGTGAGTGAGAGATGTCGAATTCAGACTCTGCCACTTACACTTTTTGGATATTACAATTAACAGATATGATAGTTTCTAAACTTATACTTACTAGCCTCCAATCTCTTCAATTAGTCATGCCGACAGTACTACTAGGAAGGTGTGATTGTGAAGCTACTACCAAGCAAGTTGaaaaaccattacaaaaattgaCAGTAGGAGAGCTAAATCAGTAAAATGTCGACATTTGGAAAGAGTGAACTATATTTGTGCTATATGCAACGTACAAAAAGGACTTGTTCCTTAGAATAATGAGTTAAAGATGACAGCATTCAAATGGACGGcgaaaattataatttttaatacaaTTGCCTCGACTTAGTTTTTCGTTTCCTACGTGGAGTAGTAAACTCTTACTTATCAACAGTCTTTTCTTCATTGTCCTATAAGGAAATACAACATTCTTAAGGATACataacaaataacaaaatatttaACATCAATTCTACCAACTTTTGATCACTATTCCTTAGATCCTGTGTCAAgttcatatatatatagatataacttttttatcttttcacccCTCTTCACACTTTTTCTATCTTCAATTGTCAGATCCAGGATTTGAATCCTTTCTACAACCTTCATGTTCTTGTCTTATGTTTGCTTAATAATTTAGGCTCTATGTAGAAATGCTGATTGATTCAGGCATTAGTGACACCTGGTTTAGGCATTAGCTACCCTTGGTTCTTACACTGTAGCAGATACTCGTATGTATAGACACGTATACTCTGTTGCAAAATGGTGTAAGTGAACTAAACATTTTTCCAACATGCCATCTGTTGAATGACAACGGGAGCTTCCGCAACTGCTAGTGTTAATTCACCATAAAATTTTTACATGTACTAGCAAAACAGatataaaaaaactaaaataataaaaattaaccCTTACTCCTATATAATAACAAGTGAAAACATGacaaaatttggaaagttatgTAACACAATTAATCCCATCAATCTAATTTCAAATTAAACCTATATGGATCCTCTATTGCATTGTGCAATTTCTATAATAATTGTAGATAATTCCAATCCAAAGATAAACCGCCATCTCATATGATGCGGTTTTCTGGTGGTTTCGTCACGGCTGACGCTATGAATCTGTTGGATTAATATTAATTGTAATAGTTTGTCCGCTTTCTAAGCGAGTATAAAAGCAAAACCAGCATCCTCGGCAGTTTCAATTTACTTTGAAAATTGATACtttcatatgctttctttgtacCAACCAAACTTTGGATTCAAGAATATGGAGACGTTTCATGCTTCAGCTTCAAACAccaaaacgaaaagaaaaattacagaGAAAAATAGAAGAGATCAGATGAAGAATCTCTGTAATAAGCTTTACCGTCTTCTTCCAAGTGACATCTCCAAGGTCTCTTTACCCTCAGGAAATACTCGATTCAGATGGtatttcatgcataatttttGTGCATAGGAAAGATTAACATTTGATTATGTAATGAATGCAGGGATTGTGCCCACAGCCTGATAAAATAGAAGATGCGATATATCACATCAAAAGCATGGAGAAGAAGCTGGAGGATTATCAGGAGATAAAGAAGAAGTTGCTGCATGGCAAAAGACCATGTTCATCTGCTTCAAGTGAATCTAACAACAGCTCAACGTTAACTGATGTTGAAGTTCAAGACATAGGACCTGATGCGAATATGATTTTGATAAGTGGGCTGGAAGAACAAGCTTCGTTTTATGGCATTATTCGCCGGCTTCATGCAGAAGGATTTGAGGTTGTGACTGCTAACTTTTCCAACACCGGTACCTCGACGCTTCAAGTTGTTCATGAGAAGGTCAGTAGTCAGGTATAGAACCAATGAAAGTTAGGCAtctcttattttgtttttttattccTGAACTTTTTCAGATGCTTGAGCAAATCAAGTAATGGCATTGCAAATGAACTAATTTTCTCAATCATTTAATTCACATTTTATAGGTTGGAGCATCAACATCTGGCAGTGAAACTACAGCAGTTTCCAAGAGGTTAAAAGAACTGATCTATGGCTATCCACAGGGCGAAGTTGAATCGAAACTGGACTTGTTGGACTTTGAAATTGTACCTGATCTGTTAACTTCTGACTTCTTTGGACCTTTTGCAacagaaaaattttgttttctgcaGCAATATTGATTCATTGGAGTTGCTTCAGGGAGATTTTACCATTAGAAATTATGGAGTGATGCTTCAGTTTCAATAACGGAGTCTCAGATTATATATTTACACCTTACCTCTATGTATTGTAAACAGCAAATGAAGGACCGATTGAGGAATACATTGCAATCTCAAAAGCTTTTGTCTTGTAGATAAAATGGATGCATTTGATTTTGATATGATGAACCATTTTCGTTTTGTACTTTGGTCAGTTGAGGTTATATGAGACATAAGATAACAAGCCATGATTTTGTTACTTATTAGCACAAGACTGAAGCAAACAATTGGTGAGCATATAAGCAGTGAATTCGTTCAGTGTTATTTTATGTGGCCACTCTAAGAAGTCTTTCCTCAATTTTGTATATAATCATTCGTCATAGTGATAAAACGATACTAATCAAGATTCAGGAGAAGATTACAGGATCGGTTCATGTtaaattatttattcaaaatcatgAAAACACAGCTCCAACTGAATTTGACAAGATCATTTTTACGTGTCTCTACTTGTATCACTTGTTTTCAGGCTCAGCCCTGGTTAAATCCCAAGAAAAACTGAAGGATATGTACTAAATGCAGGAAAGCTGCTTTATGTGATTAAAGATGATGCTACAATCTACAAATTTTGAACTCTAGCTACAAATCTTGATTAATTTGAGTCCGAGAGTTCTGTCATAAGAGAAAAGCATGGCTTCTCACTGGCTTTAGCATGCAACTGGTCACTCACTCTACGTTTAGGCGAGTGCAATAATC
The DNA window shown above is from Coffea arabica cultivar ET-39 chromosome 5e, Coffea Arabica ET-39 HiFi, whole genome shotgun sequence and carries:
- the LOC113687575 gene encoding uncharacterized protein, with amino-acid sequence MEKKLEDYQEIKKKLLHGKRPCSSASSESNNSSTLTDVEVQDIGPDANMILISGLEEQASFYGIIRRLHAEGFEVVTANFSNTGTSTLQVVHEKVGASTSGSETTAVSKRLKELIYGYPQGEVESKLDLLDFEIVPDLLTSDFFGPFATEKFCFLQQY